A single region of the Salicibibacter cibi genome encodes:
- the leuB gene encoding 3-isopropylmalate dehydrogenase — protein sequence MTKKTIAVLPGDGIGPEVTRAAIQVLENIARLHDHEFVFKEGLIGGSAIDEKGGPLPLETKEISAASDGILLGAVGGPKWDRLPGANRPEKGLLEIRKALDLYANLRPVKTYSALIESSPLKKEIVADVDFVIIRELTGGLYFGEPKKREEIDGETQAVDTLLYKESEIKRIAERAFQAARVREGKVVSVDKANVLESSRLWRETVDDVHDSYSDVELSHMLVDNAAMQLIAQPTSFDVIVTENTFGDILSDEASMLTGSLGLLPSASMGSTGVGLYEPVHGSAPDIAGENRANPLAAISSAAMMLKYGFGMEKEAEQIEAAIEKVLAEGYRTSDIAAKTDDAVTTTEMTDAVVKALE from the coding sequence ATGACAAAAAAGACAATTGCCGTACTCCCCGGGGACGGAATCGGCCCCGAGGTAACGAGAGCAGCGATACAAGTACTGGAAAACATCGCACGTTTGCATGATCATGAATTTGTTTTCAAAGAAGGTTTGATCGGCGGGAGCGCCATTGATGAAAAAGGCGGACCTTTGCCGCTTGAAACGAAAGAAATCAGTGCCGCAAGCGATGGCATTTTGCTTGGCGCTGTGGGCGGCCCTAAGTGGGACCGCCTTCCGGGCGCCAATCGTCCGGAAAAAGGGTTGTTGGAAATTAGAAAAGCGCTCGACTTATATGCAAATTTGCGTCCTGTCAAAACTTATTCGGCGCTTATCGAATCTTCTCCATTAAAAAAAGAAATTGTTGCCGACGTCGATTTTGTGATTATCAGAGAATTGACCGGTGGACTTTACTTCGGAGAGCCGAAAAAGCGGGAAGAAATTGATGGGGAAACGCAAGCCGTCGACACACTTCTCTATAAAGAATCTGAAATTAAGCGTATTGCCGAGCGGGCATTTCAAGCCGCGCGCGTGCGAGAGGGGAAAGTCGTGTCCGTGGATAAGGCAAATGTGCTGGAATCAAGCCGATTATGGCGGGAAACGGTAGATGATGTCCACGATTCGTATTCCGATGTTGAACTCAGCCATATGCTCGTCGATAACGCAGCGATGCAACTGATCGCGCAACCAACGTCGTTTGATGTGATCGTTACCGAGAACACGTTTGGGGACATTCTGAGCGATGAAGCGTCGATGTTGACCGGTTCCCTCGGGTTGTTGCCCTCTGCTAGCATGGGATCCACCGGTGTCGGTCTCTATGAGCCGGTACATGGTTCCGCACCGGACATCGCCGGTGAAAATCGTGCGAACCCGTTGGCGGCCATCTCATCGGCAGCGATGATGTTAAAGTACGGGTTTGGAATGGAGAAGGAAGCGGAGCAAATCGAAGCAGCAATCGAAAAAGTGTTGGCAGAAGGTTATCGCACGTCAGATATTGCGGCTAAGACCGATGATGCGGTAACTACCACGGAAATGACCGATGCTGTCGTAAAAGCACTTGAATAA